One stretch of Oncorhynchus clarkii lewisi isolate Uvic-CL-2024 chromosome 1, UVic_Ocla_1.0, whole genome shotgun sequence DNA includes these proteins:
- the LOC139415018 gene encoding lens intrinsic membrane protein 2.2, with protein MLYTLAGGGTLCGVAALVLLIVSTATDFWMQYRYSGASANQGLWRFCINHKCHAHTITVAFWDATRAFMLLSVLSCFAGVLLGLSAFGNGTKSRRVRTGGFALLLSGFLALLALAIYTGVTVNFFGKRFLDWRFSWSYIVAWVAIILSFAAGGFHLCAYQKNIAEPPPTNVQES; from the exons ATGCTGTACACTTTAGCAGGAGGGGGTACACTCTGTGGGGTGGCCGCCCTCGTGCTCCTCATCGTGTCCACGGCGACCGACTTCTGGATGCAGTACCGCTACTCGGGAGCGTCGGCCAATCAGGGCCTCTGGAGGTTTTGCATCAATCACAAGTGCCACGCCCACACCATCACTGTGG CCTTCTGGGATGCGACAAGGGCCTTCATGCTGCTGTCTGTGCTGAGCTGCTTTGCTGGCGTATTGCTGGGCCTGAGTGCCTTCGGCAACGGCACCAAGAGCAGGAGGGTTCGGACTGGGGGCTTCGCTCTGCTCCTGTCAG GTTTCCTAGCTCTGTTAGCTCTGGCCATCTACACTGGCGTGACGGTCAACTTCTTTGGCAAGCGCTTCCTTGATTGGCGCTTCTCCTGGTCCTACATCGTAGCTTGGGTGGCCATCATCTTATCTTTCGCTGCTG GTGGGTTCCACCTCTGTGCCTATCAGAAGAACATTGCCGAACCGCCTCCTACCAATGTTCAAGAAAGCTAA